The Kribbella amoyensis genomic sequence GGAGGATGGTCGACGAAGTAGGCCGTGACGGCGCCCGCGAAGAGCGTGTTGAGCAGGGCCGTGCCGAGCGAGCCCCCAATCTGTTGAGAGGTGTTCAGCAAGGCGGAAGCGACGCCCGCATCGTGGTAACCGACGCCTATCAGCGCCGTACTCGAGGCCGGGACGAACACGCCTGCCAGACCGACGGACAGCAGCACCTCAGCTGGGAAGACGTGGGTCCAGAACGACGTCTCCTGACCGATCCTGGTCAGCAGCAGCATGCCCACGACGGCGAAGACGAGGCCAGGCACCATCAGCTTCTTCGGACCGAGCCGCGGAAGAAGCTGTGAGACAAGGCCGGCGGTGAGGATGATCCCGACGCTGAACGGCAGGAATGCGAAGCCGGCCTTGAGCGGGCTGTAGCCCAGGTTGGTCTGGAAGTAGTAGGTCAGGAACAGAAACATCGCGAACAGTCCTGCGCCTACGAGCAGGAACACCAGGTAGGACCCGCCGCGGTTGCGATGGAGAACAATCCGCAGTGGCAGCATCGGATTGCGGGCTCGGCGCTCCCAGAGCACGAACGCGACCAACAGCACGACCGCTACAGCGAGAAACGTCACGGTGGCAGGATCGCCCCAACCTTGCACGGCAGTAGAGTTCGGATCCTCGGGGGACTTGGACTTGGCGGCCTCGGTGAAGCCGTAGACCAAGCAGAACAGGCCAAGGGTCGCGAGCACTACGCCTGGCACGTCATACCTGGTGTCCCCGCCGGCCTTACTCTCGTGCACAATCGGCACGGCGGCCGCGGCGACGATCAGTGCGACGGGCACGTTGACACCGAGACACCAGCGCCATGAGGTGTACTCGGTGAGCACTCCACCGGCGATCAAGCCGATCGCGGCACCGCCACCAGCAAGTGCACCGAAGACGCCGAAAGCGCGGGCGCGCTCCTTCGACTCGGTGAAGGTCACTGTTACCAAGGACAGCGCGGCAGGTGCCATCAGTGCCGCGAAGGCTCCTTGGAGAGCGCGGGCGGCGAAGAGGAGTTCTTGGTTCGGCGCCAAGCCACCGATCGCAGAAGCACCGGCGAAGCCCAGTAGACCGATCACGAAGGTGCGCTTGCGGCCGGTGTAGTCCGCAATCCGACCGCCCAGCAACAGCAACGCACCGAACGCAAGGGTGTACGCGGTGACCACCCACTGCCTGTCCGCATTGCTGATGCCCAGGTCCTCTTGAGCCGAAGGCAGCGCTATGTTCACGATCGACGCGTCGAGCACGATCATCAGCTGCGCTGCGGCCAGCACAGTGAGCGCCCACCACCGCCGCGGATCCGGCTGCGTCGGCTCCGGCACCGAACCGCTGGTGTTGTCGAGAGGCTCCCTCATGACGATCCTCGAGTTCGCTCGAACGTCGCGGTCCCTTCGCCAACAGCATTCGGTGGCCGGGACTCCCCCCACATCCTCACCACCATAACCACGCGGCAGCCATGCCTAGGTTGTGCACCATCTCCAGATTTCGATTCGCGGATACGGGCGGTGGCCGAACGGTAGCTCTCCCCGATCGGCAGGAGTTGTCCCCTCTTACGGAGCGTGCCGACCCAGGAATCCAGCTGGGCGTGCTGGGCCGGACCGGCCCGATGGTCACAGGGCGACACGCCGATCGAGGGCAGCGGCGAGGAGTTCAGCGATCAGTGGAGCCTGGGCTTCTTTGATATTGCCGTAGCCGATGACCAGCCCATGAGGCCCGGGCGCCGTCAGCCGGCAGGTGGAGAGGCCGGTGACCGAGGCGCCGAGCTTGAGCGCCCGAGCCAGTACTGCCCTCTCATCGACGTCGTCGGGGAGCATGACGAGGAGATGCAGACCGGCATCGAGCCCGCTGATCTCCACGTCGGGCAGCGCTGAGCGGAGTGCCGCAACCATCGCAGTACGCCGACGCTTGTAGACACGGCGCATCTTGCGAAGGTGACGCTCGTAGGCACCATCGGCGAGCAGCGTGGCCAGAGTTCGCTGGTCGAGGCCCGGAGGTGTGCTTGCTTCTGCCTCCAGCAACGCCTGGACCTGCCGGCGCAGGGCGCCCTGCACCACGAGCCAACCAAGCCGCAAGGTTGGTGCGAGGGTCTTGCTCGTACTGCCCAAGTAGGCAACCTGCGTCGGATCGAGCGCCGCGAGTGCTCCCACCGGACTTCGGTCATAGCGGAACTCGGCGTCGCAGTCGTCTTCAATGATCAACTTGTCGCCCGCACGCGCCCAGCGCAGGAGGTCCGCGCGGCGGGCCGCACTGAGCGGTACACCGGTCGGGTACTGATGGGTCGCAGCGACGAACGCGACAGTTGCTGTGGTGGTGAACGCCAGATCAGCTCGAAGGCCGTGCTCGTCGACCGGCACGGCGACGCGGCGCAGTCCCGCGTTCTCTGCGACCAGGGCTGCTCTCGGCCATCCCGGATCCTCCAGCAGGATTTCCCCATGGTTCGACTGCCTGAGCACTCGGCACAACAACGCCAAGCCCTGAGTTGTCCCGCGGGTGATCACCACTTCGTCCGGCTGAGCCTCGATACCTCGGGCTCGACGCAGATAGCCGGCCAATTGCTCACGCAGAAAGGCGTCACCGCCCGGGGCTGGATAGCCGAAGGCGTGGTCTTCCAAGGTGTTCAGCACCCGTCCGGAGGCCGACCGCCAGGCTGCGCGTGGAAATGACGACAGGTCGGGCAAATTGGGGGTGAGGTCCCAATCAGGTGTGGCCGCAGTCGCGCTTGGAGCGGCGACGGCGGGCTCCCTTCTGGTGGCGGTACGAGCGACCGTGGTCCCGGATCCTGTTCTGGCGTCGAACCAGCCCTCAGCGGTGAGTCGCTCGTACGCCTGGGTGATGACCCACCGCGAGATGCCCAACTCGGCCGCGACGACACGGGTTGGCGGGAGTTCGTCTCCGACGGCGAGACGGCCGGAGTGGAGAGCTGTTCGGAGGGCTGCCACCAGCCGTTCCGTCAGCGGCCCAGCCTCCTCAGGCGACCAGTCGAAGGGAAGCCCAGTCACGAGATTGGTATGGCAGAACGGCACATGATTGGACTGTATCCCATACCGCTGCCCCCCTAGGTTGCCAGCATGACCGATCGAAATCTCGCTGCCGAAGTCAAGACCCGCACGGCTCTGGACGAGGATGCTCCTCGGCTGATCGAGGCGTACGACTGGCTGTTCGCCGCCCCTGGCAGCAAGCCTGAAGACTGGGATTCCCGTACTGCCGGGGAGCGCCTGGCCAAGGTCTTCGCCAGCCAACGGAGTGACGTCCTCGTGGCGGAGGTCGACCAAGAGCTGCTCGGGTTCTGTTCCATCTACCTCGACATCGAATCCGTCCGTTTCGGGCAGCGCTGCTGGGTGGAGGACCTGGCCGTGCATCCCGCGCACCGTTCGGTGGGCATCGGAGCGGTGCTGCTCGGCCAGGCCCAGCGGTGGGCGCGCGAGCACGGCGGCATACATCTCGAACTGGACTCCGCCCTCGCCCGTACCGACGCCCACCGCTTCTACGATCGCCACCAGCCGGCCTCACGATCGATGTGCTTCAGCTGGCAGCTCGAGCGATGACGAGACATCGGGAATCGGGATCGCACAGCGCGGCCGGACGCGGAACCGACGGGATCCGGCTGGTCCTGCTTGACGTCGATGGCACGTTGATCGGCAATCACGGCGTCCATCCGAGGGTCTGGCCGGCGCTCGCGAAGGCCCGCGGGGAAGGCATCAGAGTTGGACTGTGCACCGGCCGGCCCGGGATCGGCTCCACGCTCGAGCTGGCCGCCGAGGTCGGCCCCGATGAGCCGCACATCCTCCTCAGCGGCGCCGTCGTTGGCAGTCCCGGCCGTCCACCGATGCTGACTACCAGCCTCGCGCCTCCACTCGTGCGCGCCCTGCGGGACCTCGCCGCAGCGCACGGCGTGCCGCTCGAGCTGTATATCGGTGAGGCGATGGTTGTCGAACAGCTGGATCGGATTACTGTTCTCCACGCCGAGAGCCTCGGTGTGACGCCGACGGTGCTGGCCTCGCTGGCCGACCTGACGGATCAGCCCGTTGCCGCCTGCTTCACCGTGCCTCGTGACCAATGGGCAAGCCTCGAAGCGGCCTGCGCCGGACTTCCACTCGCATCCGTCTCCGCTGCCACCACCCCTTGGGCACCGGACTCGATCTTCGTCAACGTGGGGGCAGCCGGTACGTCCAAGGGCGCGGCCATCTCCTGGCTGATCAAGCACCTGGACCTGACCCGAGACAGTGTCGCCATGGTCGGCGACGGCATGAACGACCTCGACGCCTTCGACGCGGTCGGACTGTCCATCGCCGTCGCCGGCGCTCCACTCGAAGTACGGACCGCTGCCGATCTGGTCGTCGGCGACGCGGACCAGGGCGCGGTGGCCGACGCCCTCGAGCACATCCTCGGGCGCCAGGCGGGAAACCATCAGAGTGCTTGTTGACATCGCAGGCAGGCACACGCGCCGACAGGTTACGCATTGCCCCCGGTACCTCAATGTCGACAACTTCACGGCACGCGACGTGTGTCCAGGTGACCCCTACACCTGAGTCCGCAGACGACCGTCGCCCTCGCGTAGTCCCGGTCGGTTGCCTCTGGCGCCAACGCAGACACCTTCGGGACCGCACACCGCACACGACGCCATGGATCAGGTCGCCCCCAGGGGCGACCGCCTTGCAGTCGAACGAGTCACTCAGCACGGTCACGAGCACGCGCCCTGGCCATCCCGCCTCCAACGTGAACGAGAGCGGTTGATCCGGAAACCCCCGCGCGCCTGAACTCGTGCGACGGCGCCCGCTACGTACATCGAGTCGCTGGCATGGCGCTGTACATCTTCGATCAGCCGAAAGCGGTCCGCATACGGCTCACGGCAGCGACGCGGGAAGAACTGACCTTCCGCGCGCTCAACCTCTGGGCCTGTCGCGATCACAACGTCGAGTCCGGCGGGGCCGTCGGCTGAAGTTGGGTGAAAATTATTTGCATCTGATCTAGGCAAGACGGTCCTCGATCGATAATCTTTTGCGCGATCTGCTGGGTGGCTGGAGGGTTCCTTCCCATCCGCACAACCGCGAGAGGGGCTTTGATGTGAGGTCGAGATCTCCTGGTGATGTGCTCGCGTCCCGGGCCTATACCGCCGCCGACCGGTTCACGCGGGTCGTCGCGCTCAACGTGCTCTGGCTGGTCGCGTGCGTGCCGCTGGTCACGGTCGGCCCGGCCACGGCGGCGGTCTTCGGCGTGGTCCGGGACTGGAACCGCGGCCTGGAGCCGCCGTTGGCCCGGTCGTTCCTGAGGTACTTCCGGGAGAACTTCCGGCAGGCGTTCTTGCTGCAACTGATGGGTCTCGTACTCTTCCTGCCGACCGGCACGGTCGTCGCGGCGATCCTGGTCGCGGTGATCGCGTCGTACGCCTTCACGCTGATGGTCGGCTACGACATGTCGCTGCCGCGCATCCTCGCGGCGTCCGTCCGGCTGGCCATCGGCAGCCCGGCGGCGACGGCCAAAACCCTTGCCCTGTTGACGTTGACCGCCGCACTGACCTTCGTCTTCCCGGCCGCGCCGCTGCTGATGACCGCGGTCGTGGCATCCTCGATCCAGCGGTGGTGCCGACCGTGACCCGGGCCCGCC encodes the following:
- a CDS encoding MFS transporter, with translation MREPLDNTSGSVPEPTQPDPRRWWALTVLAAAQLMIVLDASIVNIALPSAQEDLGISNADRQWVVTAYTLAFGALLLLGGRIADYTGRKRTFVIGLLGFAGASAIGGLAPNQELLFAARALQGAFAALMAPAALSLVTVTFTESKERARAFGVFGALAGGGAAIGLIAGGVLTEYTSWRWCLGVNVPVALIVAAAAVPIVHESKAGGDTRYDVPGVVLATLGLFCLVYGFTEAAKSKSPEDPNSTAVQGWGDPATVTFLAVAVVLLVAFVLWERRARNPMLPLRIVLHRNRGGSYLVFLLVGAGLFAMFLFLTYYFQTNLGYSPLKAGFAFLPFSVGIILTAGLVSQLLPRLGPKKLMVPGLVFAVVGMLLLTRIGQETSFWTHVFPAEVLLSVGLAGVFVPASSTALIGVGYHDAGVASALLNTSQQIGGSLGTALLNTLFAGAVTAYFVDHPPRSAEEAQQLLPFAFIHGYHVAFFWGAVLLAAALVVAAVFINAKKDDLPTDAAGGEASSG
- a CDS encoding PLP-dependent aminotransferase family protein, whose protein sequence is MLNTLEDHAFGYPAPGGDAFLREQLAGYLRRARGIEAQPDEVVITRGTTQGLALLCRVLRQSNHGEILLEDPGWPRAALVAENAGLRRVAVPVDEHGLRADLAFTTTATVAFVAATHQYPTGVPLSAARRADLLRWARAGDKLIIEDDCDAEFRYDRSPVGALAALDPTQVAYLGSTSKTLAPTLRLGWLVVQGALRRQVQALLEAEASTPPGLDQRTLATLLADGAYERHLRKMRRVYKRRRTAMVAALRSALPDVEISGLDAGLHLLVMLPDDVDERAVLARALKLGASVTGLSTCRLTAPGPHGLVIGYGNIKEAQAPLIAELLAAALDRRVAL
- a CDS encoding GNAT family N-acetyltransferase, giving the protein MTDRNLAAEVKTRTALDEDAPRLIEAYDWLFAAPGSKPEDWDSRTAGERLAKVFASQRSDVLVAEVDQELLGFCSIYLDIESVRFGQRCWVEDLAVHPAHRSVGIGAVLLGQAQRWAREHGGIHLELDSALARTDAHRFYDRHQPASRSMCFSWQLER
- a CDS encoding HAD family hydrolase, whose amino-acid sequence is MTRHRESGSHSAAGRGTDGIRLVLLDVDGTLIGNHGVHPRVWPALAKARGEGIRVGLCTGRPGIGSTLELAAEVGPDEPHILLSGAVVGSPGRPPMLTTSLAPPLVRALRDLAAAHGVPLELYIGEAMVVEQLDRITVLHAESLGVTPTVLASLADLTDQPVAACFTVPRDQWASLEAACAGLPLASVSAATTPWAPDSIFVNVGAAGTSKGAAISWLIKHLDLTRDSVAMVGDGMNDLDAFDAVGLSIAVAGAPLEVRTAADLVVGDADQGAVADALEHILGRQAGNHQSAC
- a CDS encoding YesL family protein; translated protein: MLASRAYTAADRFTRVVALNVLWLVACVPLVTVGPATAAVFGVVRDWNRGLEPPLARSFLRYFRENFRQAFLLQLMGLVLFLPTGTVVAAILVAVIASYAFTLMVGYDMSLPRILAASVRLAIGSPAATAKTLALLTLTAALTFVFPAAPLLMTAVVASSIQRWCRP